A section of the Citrus sinensis cultivar Valencia sweet orange chromosome 8, DVS_A1.0, whole genome shotgun sequence genome encodes:
- the LOC102620872 gene encoding putative pectinesterase 11 produces the protein MGSVTMKNYSQNVSILFVATTIVFASIMATCSSTATIPKDFSTAVLIRVEKYGRGDFRTIQEAIDSVPANNAELVFISVAPGIYREKIIVPANKPFITISGTKASHTKITWSDGGSILDSATLTVLASHFIARSLTIQNTYGSYGKAVALRVSADRAAFYGCRILSYNHTLLDDTGNHYYSKCYIEGATDFISGNANSFFERCLIHSLSTWGGAITAQKRVSSQENTGFTFLDCKISGVGKAVLGRTWGPYSRVVYALTYMSDVIVPQGWNDLNDHAKHNKLYYGEYRCSGPGADGSKRVAWSNSLSDAEASMFLSKDLTGGGAWLRNAALKLKDDFTINDANTKGNR, from the exons ATGGGTTCTGTTACAATGAAGAATTATAGTCAAAATGTTAGCATTCTGTTTGTTGCAACAACAATTGTTTTTGCTTCAATCATGGCTACCTGCAGCTCTACTGCTACAATTCCCAAAGATTTTTCCACTGCTGTTCTCATTAGAGTTGAAAAATACGGCAGAGGAGATTTTAGGACCATACAAGAAGCCATTGATTCTGTACCAGCTAATAACGCGGAGTTGGTTTTCATTTCGGTTGCCCCAGGAATTTACAG AGAAAAGATTATTGTGCCTGCTAATAAGCCCTTCATAACAATTAGTGGCACAAAGGCTTCTCACACCAAAATAACATGGAGTGATGGTGGCTCCATCCTTGATTCGGCAACTCTCACTGTGTTGGCTTCTCATTTTATTGCAAGATCCCTAACGATTCAG AACACGTATGGATCATACGGCAAAGCGGTTGCGCTAAGAGTGTCTGCAGATAGAGCTGCATTTTACGGCTGCAGGATTCTGTCTTACAACCATACTCTCCTAGATGACACTGGAAATCATTATTATAGCAAATGCTACATTGAAGGAGCCACAGATTTCATCAGCGGAAATGCTAACTCCTTCTTTGAA AGATGCCTTATACATTCTCTTTCGACGTGGGGCGGAGCTATAACTGCTCAGAAAAGAGTGTCATCACAGGAAAACACTGGATTCACTTTCTTGGACTGCAAGATTTCAGGTGTTGGTAAGGCAGTGCTTGGAAGGACATGGGGTCCTTATTCTAGGGTTGTGTATGCCCTGACTTACATGTCCGATGTGATAGTGCCCCAAGGATGGAATGATTTGAACGACCATGCCAAGCACAA TAAGTTGTACTACGGTGAATATAGGTGTTCGGGTCCGGGAGCTGATGGATCAAAAAGGGTTGCTTGGTCAAACAGCTTATCAGATGCTGAAGCATCTATGTTCTTGTCCAAGGACTTGACTGGTGGAGGGGCTTGGCTTAGAAATGCAGCTCTCAAACTCAAGGAtgatttcacaattaatgatGCAAACACTAAAGGGAATAGATAG
- the LOC102620606 gene encoding putative pectinesterase 11, giving the protein MGSVTMKNYSQNVSILVVATTIVFASITATCGSTATIPKDFSAAVLIRVEKYGRGDFRTIQGAIDSVPDNNSELVFISVAPGIYREKIIVPANKPFITISGTKASHTKITWSDGGSILDSATFTVLASHFVARSLTIQNTYGSYGKAVALRVSADRAAFYGCRILSYQHTLLDDTGNHYYSKCIIEGATDFISGNANSLFERCLIHSLSTRGGAITAQKRVSSEENTGFTFLDCKISGVGKAVLGRPWGPYSRVVYALTYMSDVILPQGWNDLNDHAKQKKSYYGEYRCSGPGADRSKRIAWSNSLSDVEASMFLSKDLTGGGAWLRNAALKFKDDFTINDANTKGNR; this is encoded by the exons ATGGGTTCTGTTACAATGAAGAATTATAGTCAAAATGTCAGCATTCTGGTTGTTGCAACAACAATTGTTTTTGCTTCAATCACGGCTACCTGCGGCTCTACTGCTACAATTCCCAAAGATTTCTCCGCTGCTGTTCTCATTAGAGTTGAAAAATACGGCAGAGGAGATTTTAGGACCATACAAGGAGCCATTGATTCTGTACCAGATAATAACTCAGAATTGGTTTTCATTTCGGTTGCCCCAGGAATTTACAG AGAAAAGATTATTGTGCCTGCTAATAAGCCTTTCATAACAATCAGTGGCACAAAGGCATCTCACACCAAAATAACATGGAGTGATGGTGGCTCCATCCTTGATTCTGCAACTTTCACTGTGTTGGCTTCTCATTTTGTTGCGCGATCTCTAACGATTCAG AACACATATGGATCATACGGCAAAGCAGTTGCGCTAAGAGTCTCTGCAGATAGAGCAGCATTTTACGGCTGCAGGATTCTGTCTTACCAACATACACTGCTAGATGACACTGGAAATCATTATTATAGCAAATGCATCATCGAAGGAGCAACGGATTTCATCAGCGGAAATGCTAACTCCCTCTTTGAA AGATGCCTTATACATTCTCTTTCCACGCGGGGCGGTGCTATAACTGCTCAGAAAAGAGTGTCATCAGAGGAAAACACTGGATTCACTTTCTTGGATTGCAAGATTTCCGGCGTTGGTAAGGCAGTGCTTGGAAGGCCCTGGGGTCCTTATTCTAGGGTTGTGTATGCCCTGACTTACATGTCCGATGTGATACTGCCCCAAGGATGGAATGATCTGAACGACCATGCCAAGCAGAA AAAGTCGTACTACGGTGAATACAGGTGTTCGGGTCCGGGAGCTGATAGATCAAAAAGGATTGCTTGGTCAAACAGCTTATCAGATGTTGAAGCATCTATGTTCTTGTCCAAGGACTTGACTGGTGGGGGAGCTTGGCTTAGAAATGCAGCTCTCAAATTCAAGGAtgatttcacaattaatgatGCAAACACTAAAGGGAATAGATAG